From the Vicia villosa cultivar HV-30 ecotype Madison, WI unplaced genomic scaffold, Vvil1.0 ctg.000004F_1_1_1, whole genome shotgun sequence genome, one window contains:
- the LOC131621377 gene encoding PKS-NRPS hybrid synthetase cheA-like has translation MAYTLDTKDFSSKQNLKKKGMEVPLQICRKNDTAIDTTDAFTTSERFVTREEVIRWVKETGINNKVTVIITRSDTETGKRGRSNKVIFGCDKGGKYKDKSETQSATKRCGCPFKIRSTPAKDGSGWKVDVKCGVHNHGLPDRLEGHSFVGRLTTDEKQHVADLTKRHVPPRHILISLQERDLENVTRITQIYKHKSVIEAEIRGPRSEIQHLFKLIEEANYVYWSRKRDDCEVVRDIFWAHPDSVKLLNLFPTVLIMDATYKTNKYRQPLFEIVGMTSTELTFAVAFAYMECEQTESFIWVLDKLKQLFVKKDVVPQVILTDRDLALMKAVEVVFPTTHNLLCRFHINKNVGMKCKEYVMKDMQETISTLWKDVVWASNEVEYGVRLQYLEQACFACNDFLDYVKNTWLIPHRQRFVGAWINRVLHFGNTTTNRVESAHWKLKQMIGDILGDMVKVWEAMNSNLKIQIGNIRASFQKSFYEVEHAHISPFYDNLRGSVSRAALRRIAEELSRLDYVLNSRGKCGCTMRTSYGLPCDCEMGRLIVVGIPLQIESVHLQWRILSMEGDLPLDEEASSEVDMSNAIDELWRRFKSLDVVGKRALKSRVCEIAYPTTTSLCPPPEKIKTKGGVKRKGKKPVGYDVYRDPSGFEYADQASQSSQKQSQASQTSRKQSQSKKQSQAKDEDFTLQFPCHIRPYITEIVNVVADGNCGFRAIASWHGYSEDGWPMVRRDLDMELREKKDLYERLFGLSLSEVRNGLLIDHVGFQPPESYFIYILEVFILFTKKH, from the exons ATGGCTTATACTCTCGATACTAAGGATTTTTCCAGTaaacaaaacttaaaaaaaaaag GTATGGAAGTTCCGCTCCAAATTTGTCGAAAAAACGATACAGCTATAGATACCACTGATGCTTTCACAACTTCAGAGAGATTTGTCACACGGGAAGAAGTTATCCGTTGGGTTAAAGAGACTGGAATTAACAATAAAGTGACCGTTATTATCACGCGTTCAGACACCGAAACAGGCAAAAGAGGAAGAAGTAACAAAGTGATATTTGGGTGCGATAAAGGTGGAAAATATAAGGATAAAAGTGAGACTCAAAGTGCTACTAAGAGATGTGGATGTCCATTCAAAATCAGATCGACTCCGGCAAAAGATGGTTCTGGATGGAAGGTTGATGTAAAatgtggagttcataatcatggTTTACCAGATAGATTAGAAGGTCATTCATTTGTTGGTAGGTTGACAACAGATGAGAAGCAGCATGTTGCTGATTTGACAAAGAGACATGTTCCGCCTAGACACATATTGATTTCCTTGCAAGAGCGAGATCTTGAGAACGTCACTCGGATCACGCAAATATACAAGCATAAAAGTGTGATTGAAGCGGAGATAAGAGGTCCAAGAAGTGAGATACAACATTTGTTTAAGCTTATAGAGGAGGCGAACTATGTTTATTGGAGTAGGAAACGGGATGATtgtgaagttgtgagagatattttttgggcTCATCCAGATTCGGTAAAGTTGCTGAATCTATTTCCTACTGTCTTGATTATGGACGCCACTTATAAGACCAACAAATATAGACAACCTCTGTTTGAAATAGTTGGTATGACTTCGACCGAGTTGACATTTGCGGTTGCATTTGCTTATATGGAGTGTGAGCAGACAGAGAGTTTTATTTGGGTCTTGGATAAGCTGAAGcaattgtttgtgaagaaagatgTGGTTCCACAAGTGATTTTGACGGATAGAGATCTTGCTTTGATGAAAGCAGTTGAAGTTGTTTTTCCTACGACGCATAACTTGCTATGTCGTTTTCATATTAACAAAAATGTTGGGATGAAATGCAAGGAATATGTGATGAAAGACATGCAAGAGACAATAAGCACATTGTGGAAAGATGTTGTATGGGCTAGTAATGAGGTTGAGTATGGTGTACGGTTGCAATATCTTGAACAAGCATGCTTTGCTTGTAATGACTTCCTCGATTACGTGAAGAACACTTGGTTGATCCCACATAGGCAAAGATTTGTAGGCGCATGGATTAATCGAGTGCTTCATTTTGGTAACACCACGACAAATCG gGTTGAATCTGCACATTGGAAGCTAAAGCAGATGATAGGAGACATCCTTGGTGACATGGTCAAAGTttgggaagctatgaattctAACCTAAAAATCCAAATAGGTAACATTCGAGCTTCGTTTCAAAAAAGTTTTTATGAGGTTGAGCACGCACACATTAGTCCATTTTATGATAATTTGCGTGGTTCAGTATCGAGAGCTGCTTTGAGACGCATTGCAGAAGAGTTATCGAGGCTTGATTATGTGTTAAATAGTAGGGGAAAATGTGGTTGTACTATGAGAACAAGTTATGGGCTACCTTGTGATTGTGAGATGGGAAGATTGATTGTTGTTGGAATCCCATTACAAATAGAAAGTGTTCATCTTCAATGGAGGATACTATCTatggaaggtgacttgcctttagACGAGGAAGCCAGTTCGGAGGTTGATATGAGtaatgcaattgatgaattgtggaGAAGGTTTAAATCACTAGATGTTGTTGGAAAAAGAGCATTGAAAAGTAGGGTTTGTGAAATTGCATATCCCACAACAACTTCATTGTGTCCACCACCtgagaaaataaaaactaaaggcGGAGTGAAGAGGAAAGGGAAGAAACCAGTTGGGTATGATGTTTATAGGGATCCTTCAGGTTTTGAGTATGCTGATCAGGCGTCTCAATCTTCACAAAAACAATCGCAAGCATCACAAACTTCCAGGAAGCAATCACAATCAAAGAAGCAATCACAAGCAAAGGACGAGGATTTCACTCTTCAGTTTCCTTGTCATATTAGGCCATATATTACCGAGATTGTTAATGTTGTAGCAGATGGTAATTGTGGATTTAGAGCCATTGCATCGTGGCATGGGTATAGTGAGGATGGTTGGCCAATGGTTCGTCGTGACTTGGACATGGAATTAAGAGAAAAGAAGGACTTATATGAGAGATTGTTCGGTCTAAGTTTATCCGAAGTGAGAAATGGATTGTTGATAGATCATGTTGGTTTTCAACCACCGGAGAGTTATTTTATTTACATCTtagaagtttttattttatttacaaaaaaacaCTAA
- the LOC131621378 gene encoding protein MAIN-LIKE 1-like, which translates to MRTLGPDGRPHTRRLRDEAGSSSPPPQPPQPVGYPGGPSDLSLLVRYQDHVARRLWYGEERGPKKELKVAGHGTKLQERVPQQLPPEIEAIVTGLGLASLQRTSLTKIDVNLVSAFVERWHVETSSFHMPFGEMTITLDDVACLLHLPINGMFWYPDEHVTEQVAVDLGCELLGVDRHAMDVHVCSCRGAYYSLQWLYDRFVQYRAAGSWTYATRAYLMMLVGSTIFADKTFTLVEARYLLLFRDLRGLGSYSWASAALATLYRHLGDASMFSCKQLGGYPTLLQCWIHEYFPTLGRKGENWRSDNLGLPRAMRWFYRQGAIKVDDMEG; encoded by the exons ATGCGTACACTAGGACCAGACGGGAGACCACATACCCGCCGCCTCCGCGACGAAGCTGGTTCCTCTAGCCCACCACCGCAGCCACCACAGCCAGTTGGATATCCTGGTGGACCATCAGATTTATCTTTACTTGTTCGATATCAAGACCATGTTGCTCGCCGGTTATGGTACGGAGAG gaaagagGCCCTAAAAAGGAGCTTAAAGTCGCTGGGCACGGGACGAAGCTCCAGGAGAGAGTGCCTCAGCAGCTCCCACCTGAGATTGAGGCTATCGTGACTGGGTTAGGTCTGGCTTCTCTTCAGAGAACTAGCCTGACCAAGATAGACGTTAATCTCGTCTCAGCATTTGTGGAGAGGTGGCATGTTGAGACTtcgtcatttcacatgccatttggTGAAATGACGATTACTTTAGATGATGTTGCGTGCCTGCTCCATTTGCCTATCAATGGTATGTTCTGGTATCCTGATGAGCATGTCACAGAGCAGGTGGCTGTTGATCTTGGCTGCGAGTTATTGGGAGTGGATAGACATGCCATGGATGTACATGTGTGTTCTTGCAGGGGAGCTTATTACTCACTGCAGTGGCTGTATGACAGATTCGTGCAGTACCGTGCTGCTGGTAGTTGGACTTACGCGACCAGGGCATATCTCATGATGTTGGTAGGTTCTACCATTTTTGCGGATAAGACATTTACCCTGGTTGAGGCCCGATATTTGCTATTGTTTAGAGATCTACGTGGGCTTGGTTCATACAGTTGGGCATCAGCGGCACTGGCCACTCTTTATCGCCACCTTGGGGATGCATCTATGTTTAGTTGCAAGCAGCTCGGTGGATATCCTACTCTGCTACag TGTTGGATACATGAGTACTTTCCTACTCTGGGAAGGAAAGGAGAAAACTGGCGGTCAGACAACCTAGGGCTTCCGAGGGCGATGAGATGGTTCTACAGACAGGGGGCCATCAAGGTGGATGACATGGAAGGATAA
- the LOC131621334 gene encoding protein ALP1-like, producing the protein MGPVRGNKKRRKTENNNNNVSASADSSDKEVIVVDWWGDLSIKINGHRKSPPKISRKTFEYICSLVKDDISTKSAHFTFTNGKPMSLFDQVAVSLRRLGTGDSLVTIGDSFGLSHSTVSQVTWRFVISMEERALHHLQWPSTQEEMNTIKSKFEKIQGFPNCCGAIDVTHITLCLPASEHSSNVWLDHKKNHSMVLQAIVDPDMKFRDIVTGWPGKMKDWSIFESSNFNKLCNKGERLNGKKLKISEVSEIREYIIGDSGYPLLPYLVVPYQEKELLESEQKAKFNKLHLETRMVAQRALARLKEMWRIIHGNMWRPDKHRLPRIILVCCLLHNIVIDMQDEVKDELLCLYRHNHDSGYSQLICEGVEEKGVAMRESLSHYLNGRLHP; encoded by the exons ATGGGTCCTGTGAGAGGAAACAAAAAGAGAAGAAAGACagaaaacaataacaataacGTTTCTGCTTCTGCTGATTCATCTGACAAAGAGGTTATTGTTGTAGATTGGTGGGGTGATTTGTCAATCAAGATCAATG GTCATCGGAAGTCACCACCAAAGATCTCCAGAAAGACATTTGAGTACATATGTTCACTTGTCAAGGATGATATATCGACAAAATCCGCGCATTTCACGTTTACGAACGGAAAGCCAATGTCTTTGTTTGATCAAGTGGCCGTGTCATTAAGAAGATTAGGAACTGGTGACTCGCTAGTCACAATTGGCGATTCGTTTGGGCTAAGCCATTCAACTGTTTCGCAAGTCACATGGCGATTTGTGATTTCCATGGAAGAAAGAGCACTTCATCATCTACAATGGCCTTCAACACAAGAGGAGATGAATACAATCAAGTCAAAATTTGAGAAAATACAAGGCTTCCCGAATTGCTGCGGCGCCATTGATGTTACTCACATCACATTGTGTTTACCTGCATCCGAACATTCGAGTAATGTGTGGCTGGATCATAAGAAAAATCACAGCATGGTTTTGCAAGCAATAGTCGATCCTGACATGAAATTCCGCGACATAGTCACTGGTTGGCCTGGTAAAATGAAGGACTGGTCGATATTCGAGAGCTCAAATTTCAACAAACTTTGCAACAAAGGAGAAAGACTCAATGGAAAGAAATTAAAAATTTCTGAAGTATCAGAAATAAGGGAATATATTATTGGTGATTCAGGTTATCCTCTACTACCTTACCTTGTTGTGCCTTATCAAGAAAAAGAACTCTTGGAATCAGAACAGAAAGCAAAGTTTAATAAGCTGCATTTGGAAACAAGAATGGTGGCACAGAGAGCATTGGCAAGGCTGAAGGAAATGTGGAGAATCATTCATGGAAATATGTGGCGGCCGGACAAGCATCGGTTGCCGAGGATCATTCTGGTCTGTTGCTTACTTCACAACATTGTTATTGACATGCAAGATGAAGTGAAGGATGAGTTGCTATGTTTGTATCGTCATAATCATGACTCAGGGTATAGTCAACTTATTTGTGAAGGTGTGGAAGAGAAGGGTGTGGCAATGAGGGAAAGTTTGTCTCATTACTTGAATGGAAGGTTGCATccatga
- the LOC131621379 gene encoding protein FAR1-RELATED SEQUENCE 5-like has translation METSKLRFGVVIRRFDNDTIRRQTFVIMRRERSRKYVPKIRKLKHDEIESRKYECPFKLREYCRVGDIWRFNVISGIHNHALDTKLQGHPIVYRLKSEEKEIISEISIIKFVPRNILADLKRKRPQSISNIRQIYNEQYQRNMANKSLRFKMQQFLKFLDDNHYVLRYKVCENKVSVHDIFWAHSESIKLFNTFPSVHIIDSTYKTNKYRLPLLEVIGVTSMENAFSVGFAFLESEKENKVTWALDI, from the coding sequence ATGGAAACTAGCAAACTCAGGTTTGGCGTTGTGATTAGAAGGTTCGACAATGACACTATTAGAAGGCAAACATTTGTAATTATGAGACGCGAGAGAAGtagaaaatatgttccaaaaatTCGGAAGTTAAAACATGATGAAATTGAATCGAGAAAATATGAGTGTCCATTTAAATTGCGCGAATACTGTAGGGTGGGTGATATCTGGAGGTTTAATGTCATTTCTGGTATACATAATCATGCGTTAGACACCAAGCTACAAGGTCATCCAATTGTATATCGGCTTAAGTCGGAGGAGAAGGAAATTATTTCAGAAATATCGATAATTAAATTTGTaccgagaaacatacttgccgatttgaaacgGAAAAGACCACAAAGTATTTCAAATATCAGACAGATATACAATGAACAGTATCAACGGAACATGGCGAATAAAAGTTTGAGATTTAAAATGcaacaatttttgaaatttttggacGATAACCATTATGTTTTAAGGTACAAAGTGTGTGAGAATAAAGTCAGTGTCCATGACATTTTTTGGGCTCATTCAGAAAGTATCAAGTTGTTCAATACATTTCCATCCGTCCATATAATTGATTCAacatacaagaccaacaagtataggcttccgcttctagaagTTATTGGTGTCACTTCTATGGAGAATGCATTTTCGGTTGGATTTGCTTTTTTGGAATCTGAGAAAGAAAATAAAGTTACATGGGCATTGGATATCTAG
- the LOC131621335 gene encoding protein ALP1-like, with product MGPIRGMKKRRKTENNNNVSASSGSSDKEGVVVDWWDDLSRKINGHQKSPPKISRKTFEYICSLVKDDIATKSAHFTFTNGKPMSLFDQVAVSLRRLGTGDSLVTIGDSFGLSHSTVSQVTWRFVVSMEERALHHLQWPSTQEEMNTIKSKFEKIQGFPNCCGAVDVTHITICLPASEHSSNVWLDHKKNHSMVLQAIVDPDMKFRDIVTGWPGKMKDWSIFESSNFNKLCNKGERLNGKKLKLSEESEIREYIIGDSGYPLLPYLIVPYQEKELLESEQKAKFNRLHLETRMVAQRALARLKEMWRIIHGNMWRPDKHRLPRIILVCCLLHNIVIDMQDEVKDELLCLYRHNHDSGYNQLICEGVEEKGVAMRESLSHYLNGRLHP from the exons ATGGGTCCTATAAGAGgaatgaaaaagagaagaaagacagaaaataataataatgtttctGCTTCTTCTGGCTCATCTGACAAAGAGGGTGTTGTTGTAGATTGGTGGGATGATTTGTCAAGGAAGATCAATG GTCATCAGAAGTCACCACCAAAGATCTCCAGAAAGACATTTGAGTACATATGTTCACTTGTCAAGGATGATATAGCGACAAAATCTGCGCATTTTACGTTTACGAACGGAAAGCCAATGTCTTTGTTTGATCAAGTGGCCGTGTCATTAAGAAGATTAGGAACCGGAGACTCGCTTGTTACAATTGGCGATTCATTTGGGCTAAGCCACTCAACTGTTTCACAAGTCACATGGCGATTTGTGGTTTCCATGGAAGAAAGAGCACTTCATCATTTACAATGGCCTTCAACACAAGAGGAGATGAATACAATCAAGTCAAAGTTTGAGAAAATACAAGGCTTCCCGAATTGCTGCGGCGCCGTTGATGTTACTCACATCACAATTTGTTTACCTGCATCCGAACATTCAAGTAATGTGTGGCTGGATCATAAGAAAAATCACAGCATGGTTTTGCAAGCAATAGTCGATCCTGACATGAAGTTCCGCGACATAGTCACCGGTTGGCCTGGTAAAATGAAGGACTGGTCGATATTCGAGAGCTCAAATTTCAACAAACTTTGCAACAAAGGAGAAAGACTTAATGGAAAGAAATTAAAACTTTCTGAAGAATCAGAAATAAGGGAATACATTATTGGTGATTCAGGTTATCCACTACTACCTTACCTGATTGTTCCTTATCAAGAAAAAGAACTCTTGGAATCAGAACAGAAAGCAAAGTTTAATAGGCTGCATTTGGAAACAAGAATGGTGGCACAGAGAGCATTGGCAAGGCTGAAGGAAATGTGGAGAATCATTCATGGAAATATGTGGCGGCCAGACAAGCATCGGTTGCCGAGGATCATTCTCGTCTGTTGCTTACTTCACAACATTGTTATTGACATGCAAGATGAAGTGAAGGATGAGTTGCTATGTTTGTATCGTCATAATCATGACTCAGGGTACAATCAACTTATTTGTGAAGGTGTGGAAGAGAAGGGTGTGGCAATGAGAGAAAGTTTGTCTCATTACTTGAATGGAAGGTTGCATCCATGA